The following proteins are encoded in a genomic region of Cryptomeria japonica chromosome 11, Sugi_1.0, whole genome shotgun sequence:
- the LOC131859945 gene encoding uncharacterized protein LOC131859945, protein MVDGEGMPMGFIYEAMDRAKEAISHYYRGNARKCEIFWRIIDRRWTNQLHQPIHAFAYFLNPKFYFSDSFRADEEVMAGVITCIDKMTPDPELRDKVLDELEIYKSAEGRLFSSQLAIDRRGKQQPDLWWENYGAGTPNLQKIAIRVLSQPCSASGCERNWSVFESIHTKKRNRLSQKRLNDLVFVRYNLRLRVRQVEGVSHEAIDLDEIDPYGDWTMNEQNDGDDVLLTEEEIAEIERGAAQDAEGARLDEDEDEDEDDDEDYDFEEESSHHLDTTTPTATTSSSRPEKLSYIRKNTKRKM, encoded by the exons atggtggatggagagggcatgccaatgggtttcatttatgaggccatggatagggccaaagaggccatttcacattactatcgtggaaatgcaagaaaatgtgaaatcttttggcgcatcattgatcgtaggtggacaaaccaactccaccaaccgatacatgccttcgcctactttttgaacccgaaattctacttctctgattcatttagggctgatgaggaggtcatggcaggtgttattacatgcattgataagatgacacctgatcctgagttgagagacaaggttcttgatgagttggag atctacaaaagtgcagaggggagactattctcatcacaactagcaattgataggagaggaaaacaacaaccag atttatggtgggagaattatggtgccggcacgcctaatcttcaaaagatagctatccgtgttttgtctcagccatgcagtgcttctgggtgtgaacgaaattggagtgtctttgaaagcattcacacaaagaagagaaatagattgtcacaaaagcggctcaatgatctagtatttgttcggtacaaccttcgccttcgagttagacaggtggagggtgtttcacatgaggccattgacttggatgaaattgatccatatggtgattggaccatgaatgaacaaaatgatggtgatgatgtcctccttaccgaagaagaaattgcagaaatagagagaggagcagcacaagatgcagaaggagcaagattggatgaagatgaggacgaagatgaggatgatgatgaggactatgactttgaagaagaatcatctcaccatttagataccacaacacccactgctactacttctagctcaaggcctgaaaaattgagctatattaggaaaaatacaaagaggaagatgtag